The Pectobacterium sp. A5351 genome contains the following window.
GTTTAGCTCTGAGTTTTTACCGACATTAGGTGAAAAGGGATCGAATGCTGAAGGATACCCATAATTAGTTGCTCTCCCGACGGTAAGATCATGAAAAAGCCATAATGTGTTATTTCTGGATGGTTTGACATCCAGCTCTACAGCTTCAATTCCTTTATCTGCTGCTGCTTTTATGGATGCAATAGAGTTTTCGGCCACACCACGACCATAAAGTCCCCTGTGTGCAATGACAAACTTCAGTTTTTTATTTACCACCCGCATCTGCCCGATGACTTTAGAAGGATCATAATTATCAGCATAAGCATGGGTGACGACGAAAGCCGTGGTGATTATTAGCAGCAACGTTCTAATATATTTAAGCATTAATTTCCCCCCCTACGAATGATATCTGACTGTAAATTAGCTCTCAGTATTAAAGACAGACTGTTTCGAAAAGGCGGCAATAATGTTGAAATATTCTGATTGTTTTATGACGTAAATGTGTCAGCGTAAAGTGAGCACCGTATTGACGGCTATTTATTGATGAGATCAACATTCCAGGGCAGAAGTTCAGCCACTTTATTGGAAGGCCACTCCGGCAGTACGCTCAGGATATGGCGAAGGTAAGCTTCCGGATCGATGCCATTCAGCCTGCACGTACCGATCAGACCGTACAGCAGTGCACCACGCTCACCACCGTGATCGCTGCCGACGAATCGGTCCACGGTTGATCGACAACACACCGGTGCTCTTTGGGTCATTCAGTGTCGTGCAGCTCAATCCGCATCTGATCCTGCATACCGCTGATGCGATTAATCGCCACAACATGAAAACGCAAAACCTGCTGGACGACGCAATCAAGCTCGCCATTGTGGTGAGCGGCAATGCGCATATCTCACTTGGTCATCAGGAACTGCATCTGGGAGAGAGCCAACCGACCTCTCTGATTGCGCTGACGGAACCGACGATGTTTACCCACATCGGCAAGCGTGATGGATATGAGCGAACGATTACGTTCGACAGAGAATGGCTGTACGGCAATATGATGGATAACGTAGGTGACTGGCCGGCCATCCATAATTTCACGCAGACTCACCTTGTGACACATCTATGGACACCGTCCCGACAGGCGCAAGCCATCGCCTCACAAACGCTGGACGCTGAACCTTGCCAAACGCCGCTCCAGCGTCTTTATCTGGAAACGCAGTGCATGAGCCTGATTATCGAGGCGTTTACCTCATTAACGGCTAGCGTGGCGCAGGAGAAAAGCAGCGGCGTTACCCTGCGCGGCTACCATCGCATTCAACAGATCAGAGATATGTTGGAAAGCGGCAGCGCTGACCCAGCGTCGAACTGAGGTTCTTTCGACGGCAAAAATTTCGGCAGTGCGATGGGTTCCGTCGCTGCCCGAGAGAACGTGGTTTACGACTGCGAGTCTGAGTTCGAGGGAATACTTAGGTTTTGCCATAAAAAACTGCACCTTACTCTGTTGGGTATCCAACATTTGGGGTGCAGTTCAACTTTGCTACGGCTCTGCGCCGTGCATTCGGTATTACACTTGGCCAGCTAAAAGACCGCTTCTGATTCCGAACCGCTAATAACCAAATGGAATTTATTATTCCGTTTGGTTATTAATCGCTATTCAGCGATGCACAGTAAATTACTATTTTTCTGCCAGCACACATGACGACCCATGACCAATCAGACTGATATCACCGCAATGCTTGCCCACCACATCATCCACAGCGACCCCAATCGGGAAGCGATAGAGGCTGCCCGTGACGGAGTGACTGACTTCATCTCTACCGCGCTTCCGATCGCACAAGGAGCCATTACCGATAGCGGGCTTGCGCCGTTAAAGCAGGTGTTCAGCGGCACGGACACCCTGACGCGTAGTCTGATCCTGGGCTATTCCGGCCACGTACTGGACTTTGACGATTACCATCCGGCGTTTCGTGGACACCCCAGTACCGTCATTCTGCCCGCACTGTTTGCCCTTGCCGCAGAGGATTCATCCGTAACGGAAGAGGCGTTTTTGACGGCATACGTGATTGGCGTGGAGGCGGCAGGCAGAATCGGGCTGGCATGTGGCCCACGCCATTACAGCCTCGGCTACCACAACACGGCGACGCTCGGTGCTATCGCCGCTGCTGCTGCCGCGGCACGTCTGGCTGGCGCTTCGATGGAGCAGACACAGATTATTCTTGGCTTAGCCGCTACACAGGCCGCAGGGCTGAGGGCGCAGTTTGGTTCAGCGGTCAAACCGCTACATGCCGGACTTTCCGCCAGAGCGGGGCTAACCGCCGTCAAACTGGGCTTAGCAGGCTTCGAGGGCAACACACAGCAGGTGATTGACGCCTTTCTTGCGGCGCACGGCGATCAACAACAACAGCCGGAACTGCTGGTTGAAAACTGGGGTGCGCCGTGGCGCATGCTGTCTCCCGGTCTGGAGTTCAAGCGCTACCCAACCTGTGGCGGCACCCACAGCGCGGCCGAAGCCGCGTTTGCCCTGCGGGAACAATGGCATAAACAGAATGGCGCGGATGCCGATCTGGCCGATGCCATCGAACATATCACGGTGGCGTTCCCGCCGGGTGGCGATGTCGCGCCGTTTATCCGTAACGCGACAAACGGCGTAGAAGCGCGCTTTAGTCTGGAGTATGTGATTGCAGCGGCGCTAATTGAAGGGGAATTGAAGCTGGCGCATTTTTCGGAAGCACCAGTTGAAACCGCGATCTCCGCGCTGGCGAATCGCATCATACGCCGCGCCGATGAAACCGCACCGCCCGATGAGCTTGACCCGGAGGCACGCTTTCATGAGGTGACACTGCACCTGCGTAACGGCAGTACGTTAATCCAGCGCACCACACGTCAGGAAACCTCGGCGCGCCCCACAGACCCCCGTGCCAAGCTGCAACAAACGCTCGGTTCGTTGACGCACCTCGACAGCGACCAGATCGCTGACCGCTGCGCATTACGACAATCAGGCGATTTACGCTATTTACTCGGGTTGCTGTTTTAATTTCCCACGACTATACCCGTCATACTTCAAGCTGCTTGTGCGTTGGCAATACTCGGCTCATCTCTGAGCCTCGCTCTAAAGAGCCGCCGCAAGCGGCGTTCAAATCGGCTAAGCCGATTTGTCCTTACCCACCCCAGTCACTTACCTGAGTAAGCTCCTGGGGACTCGTGCGGTTGCCGCCTTCATGCAACTCGAATTATTTAGGGTATAAAACGGTTCTATGTTGCAGGCGCTATCGATAACTCCCTTATCGGCAGCGCCAGTATTAGCGTGCCTCGATATCAACTCAATCTGCCTGATGGGAATGTTAGCCGTATACGCTTCATGTCACTGTTGATAAAAAGCTCAGATTTTTCTAAATAGCTATTTAACACTGCGTCTGTAGCCTGATGTTATCAAAAATTTATTACAATTCAGTCGCTAACGGCTATGGTTTTAGCCATTGATCCAGAAAGCGAAACACCTCTTCCTGCTGTTCCTGATAGAACACGTGTCCCAGCTCAGGCCAGATCCTGGTTTGCAGGTTGTTGTCCGCTCCTTGAGATTGCCACACCTTGTGCATTTTCGCGTAGGCGTCTTCAACAGATTGCGTCGGGAACAGTTTGTCTTTGCCACCGTTAAATAACAGCATCGGTTTTGGTGCGGCAACGCTCGCCACATCCGGGAAATCAAAGCGTGTCGGTTGCCCTGGGTGCAACATGTAGAATGCCGACTGTCCTCTCAACACATTGTTACCCGGCGTCATCAGACCGTCGTACGTGCCAATCCAGGACACCGCCGCCGTCGCCGCTACCTTGTCCGACA
Protein-coding sequences here:
- a CDS encoding MmgE/PrpD family protein: MTNQTDITAMLAHHIIHSDPNREAIEAARDGVTDFISTALPIAQGAITDSGLAPLKQVFSGTDTLTRSLILGYSGHVLDFDDYHPAFRGHPSTVILPALFALAAEDSSVTEEAFLTAYVIGVEAAGRIGLACGPRHYSLGYHNTATLGAIAAAAAAARLAGASMEQTQIILGLAATQAAGLRAQFGSAVKPLHAGLSARAGLTAVKLGLAGFEGNTQQVIDAFLAAHGDQQQQPELLVENWGAPWRMLSPGLEFKRYPTCGGTHSAAEAAFALREQWHKQNGADADLADAIEHITVAFPPGGDVAPFIRNATNGVEARFSLEYVIAAALIEGELKLAHFSEAPVETAISALANRIIRRADETAPPDELDPEARFHEVTLHLRNGSTLIQRTTRQETSARPTDPRAKLQQTLGSLTHLDSDQIADRCALRQSGDLRYLLGLLF